TGTACGTCGAGGAGCTGCGTCGCAACGCGACGGTGAACGAGTTGGTCGAGCGGTACGACCTGGTGAACCGGATCCAGGCGGCGGCGAATCCGGAGACGATCGGCCAGGCGGTCGGTGGTGTGTTCGGCGGTGCCCAGTTCATCTTCGGCGCCATCTTCAACGTGCTGACCGTGCTGGTCCTGACCATCTACTTCATGTCAGCCTTCGACCGGCTGAAGACCCTCGGCTACTCCCTGGTGCCCGCCTCACGCCGGCAGCGGGTCAGCCTGATCACGGATGAGATCCTCGCCAAGGTTGGCGCGTACATGGTCGGCGCGCTGGCGATCGCCGTACTGGCGGGGCTCTGTACGTTCGTCTTCGCCATGATCGTCGGGTTGGCGTACCCCTTCGCGCTCGCCGTCGTGGTGGCCGTCTGCGACCTGGTGCCGCAGATCGGCGCCACCCTCGGCGCGGTCATCGTCAGCCTGGTGGGATTCGCCACCGATCTGCCGGCGGGAATCGCCTGCCTCGTCTTCTTCGTCATCTACCAGCAACTCGAGAATTACCTGATCTACCCCAAGGTGATGGAGCGGTCGGTCAAGGTGAACGACGTGGCGGCGATCGTCGCGGCCCTGGTGGGAGTCGCTCTCTTCGGTGTGATCGGTGCCCTCGTGGCGATTCCGGCGATGGCGGCGATTCAGCTGATCCTGCGGGAGGTCGTGCTGCCACGTCAGCAGATACGGTGACCGGTCCCCATTGTCAGTCCACAATTTGTCACAACGAACAATTCCGTCTCTTCCAAACCCGCTTGTAGGATCATTCACGATCTCTGAGGGGGGCATCGATGACTGGTGACGAATCTTTACCACCGGTCCCCCCGCCCGCTGCCGACGAATCGGATCCGGTGACCGCGTCCACGGCGGACGGGGCGGTGCCGGCGCGTTCACCCCGGCGCGGCCCACTGCTCGTCGTGGTCATCGGTATCTGCCTCGCCGTGGTCGCCGGCACCGGCTACCTGATCGTGAGCCTCGCCGGTCCGGGACGGGACGCACCGCTGGTGATCGACCAGCCGAACACCGTGCTCTGGGGTCAGACCATCAGCCGCCCGATCGAGATCGCGGCGGACCACGTCACTCTCCGCATGCTCACGGTCGCCACCGGCGGCGATGCCGCCGTCCGGATCCGCGCCGGGATACGCGACACGGTCATCGAGGACACCCGGATCGAGTGCGCCGAGGAGCACACCGACGGCATCGTTCCCGGCGGCTACTCCGCCTTGCGGGTGCGGGTCGACGGGTGCCGGCAGCCGTTCCGGCAGAGTCCGGACGCTCCGGCCAGCATCGTCGACTCCACCGCCAACGGCCGGCCCTACACTCCCGGACGTTCGGTCGCCGCCACGCCGACGCCGAAGGACTTCGGCACCGATCCGCCCTCGGCCGAGAACGCCGCCGGCGCCCCCACCCCGATGAGCTACTGGCCCGCCGCCGAGAGCACCGGCGTACCGGCCGGCACGGTGCTGCGGGAGTCCGGTTCGCTGGACCTGCGTAAGCCGGGCGAGGTGATCAGCAACCTGAACATCACCGGCTGCGTCACCGTACGGGCGGCGAACGTGGTCCTGCGCAATTCGCGGATCACCTGCGACAGCGCCACATTCTCGATCCGGACGTACGAGTCGGCCAGCAACCTGGTGGTCGAGGACGTCGAGATCAACGGCATGGGCCGAAACTCGTCGGCGGTCTGCTGCGCCAACTACACCCTGCGCCGGGTCAACATCCACAATGTGATCGACGGTCCCCGGCTCAGCGCGAACACCACCATCGTCGATTCCTGGATCCACGATCTCGTCCGGGTGCCGGACTCACACAACGACACCTTGCAGACCACCGGCGGCGACAACATCGTGGTCCGCCACAACCGGCTCGAACCACACCGGCCCGGTACCCAGGATCCGCTGAACGCGTGCCTGATGATCGGCTCCACCACCAGCGACTCGGTGACGAACCTGCTGGTCGAGGAGAACTACTGCGACGGGGGAAACTACTCGATCGGGGTACGGGACGACCTGGTCGCGTCGAACATCGTGATCCGGGGCAACCGGTTCGGCCGCAACTTCCGGTACGGCGTCATCGCCCGCTCGGACCAGGCCGGGATCAGCTGGGACCGGGGCAGCAACGTCTGGTTCGACAGCGGCCAACCGGTCGTACCGTGAGCCCGCCGCGAGGCCGCTCGCCCCGGCCCGGCGTCAGTCGCTGATCGAGCGGTCGTCGGCGGTGTCCCGGTACGGGGTCAGCACCGCCGGCTCACGTAGCCGCTTGCGCTTGATCCGGCGGACCGTACCGACGGTCGACTGGAGCTTCTCCCGGGTGGAGAGGTGCCGGAACCACATCCGGGCCATCGGCAGCCGGCGCAGCCGAGGGGTCATCAGCCCGGCGGCCCGGAGCGTGCTCATCCGCCCCCAGACCGCACCCCGGGCACGGAGCAGGTTCGGCTGCGAGGCCGGCAGGATCTCCGCCGCCACCGGTTCCAGCACCAGCGCGCCGGCCGCGATCGCCGCCTCGACCAGGCGTACGCCCCGTTCGGTCCGGGCCAGCACGAGGGAGCGCCCCGGGTCGTCACCGGTCGGGCGGTACCACGGGTCACCGACCGCCACGTCGGCGAACTCACCGGTGTGGTCGGCGCAGAGGTAGCAGCGCCACTGTCGGTGCTTCTGCAGGATGTCGCCCCAGGACTGCTCGTAGGTGAGCGTCCGCAACTCCCCCGGCGGGTCGTCCACGGTCCGGGTCCGGGCCAGCCCTGGCCAGCCGTTGCCCCGGTAGTGCACCGACTCCACGCGGTCCGGGTCGGTCACCCCGAGCTGACGCATCATTTCCAGGGTGCCGGCGGTGCTCGGGGTGCCGGCACAGAAGACCGCGATGGTGAGGCCGACCCGGGCGTCCAGGGCGGGGCGTACCTGCCGGGCCATCCGAACCGCCGCGACGTCACAGGGTTTGCCGATGAAGACGCAGGGCGCCTCGGCCGACTCGATCAGGTCGAGCCGGTCGGCCGGGCTGGCCGGGGCGTACCGGGAGCCGGCGGCGGCGAGCAGTTCCTCGCGGCTGCGCGACAACCGGGTCTCGTTCAGGTACGGCACGTCCGCGCGGGCGCCGATGTGCAGCGTCCCGGCCATCGCCTCCTGCTCCAGGCAGTACGCGGCCAGCGCGGTGGCCACCCCGCCGCTGGAACCGGCGAATCGGATCTTCGGGTCGGCGGCGTACCCTTCCCAGATCTTCCGGACCGGCCCCAGGCCGCCCGCAGCTCCGGGATCTCCCCGGGCGCGGGCGCACTCGCCTGGTGCTCCAGCTTCACGCCGGGGCAGCAGGCCAGGGCAGCGGCGGCGCCGGTCCCGGAGCTGCTGCCGACCGGGGTGATCGGGATCGGCCGCCGACCCTGGTCGAGCACGTCGACCATGCGGATCTCGTCCGGGGCCAGGTAGGCGCAGACGCCGCAGCCGGTGCAGAGCTTGTGCGCGGCCACGTCGTGCACCGTCTGGGGCCGCGTCATCGGCGTGCTCCCGCGCCGCGCCGCGCCCGCTCGGCACGGGCCACGGCGACGATCTCGTCCATCTGCTCGCCGGCGCGGGCGACCGCCACCGGTATCCGTTCGGCGAGTTCGACGGCGGTGTCGGCCCGGGAGGTCCAGGACCGCCAGAGGGCGTCCAGCAGGTCGTCGTCGGCGAGCTTGCGGGCGTCGGCCACGTGCCGTTCCTGGCCCACGCTGGCGAAGACGCCCCTCGCCTTGAGGCTGTACGCGATGTTCGCCACCGGCACGCCGGTGGAGAGCGCGGCGATGGTGGCGTGCATCCGCATCCCGCAGAACCAGTCGGTCCGGGCGATCACCCACTTGGTCTGGTGCGGGTCCAGGCCGGGCGGGCTGACGGTGACCCGGTCGCCGTACCGCCCGACGAGAGCGGCGTGCAGCCGCTCGCTCGCGGCGGTGTCGTCGTCGGTCCCCTGGGGCGTACGCACGTGCGGCACGATGATCACGCGGGTGTCCGCCTCGTCGAGCAGGCGCTCGCAGATCCGGCGGGCCACCTCGGCGCTGTCGGCGGCGAGGCCGAACTGGGCCCTGCCCTCGGCCCGCGCCATCAGCCCGCTGACGTTGATGCCGACGACCGGGCCGCTGGCGGCGGCGAACCACCGCTCCAGCGTCTCCAGCGCGGGTTGGTCCGGCGGGCGCTGTTCCAGCGCGAAGGCCACGTCGACCCCCTCGCGGTGCCGGGTCGGGTCCAGATCGGCGCCGAGCAGTTCGCCCAGGGCCGCGTAGCTCTCCGGGT
The Micromonospora pisi DNA segment above includes these coding regions:
- a CDS encoding AI-2E family transporter; the protein is MAAEEPEAGTTEDERVTPTPEQRRAGEPAAATRTGILASAAPAAEPTDGSDRTGTGTGTERNDSEQNGPEDREYARGRFGQPGRPLRRSPFLIGFTGGLGVLLAYATFLAVRGAASMLILIFIALFLAIGLNPAVARLRKWGLAHGLAVTVVALTVLLVLAGGILALVPPVVTQTGQFLEQVPVYVEELRRNATVNELVERYDLVNRIQAAANPETIGQAVGGVFGGAQFIFGAIFNVLTVLVLTIYFMSAFDRLKTLGYSLVPASRRQRVSLITDEILAKVGAYMVGALAIAVLAGLCTFVFAMIVGLAYPFALAVVVAVCDLVPQIGATLGAVIVSLVGFATDLPAGIACLVFFVIYQQLENYLIYPKVMERSVKVNDVAAIVAALVGVALFGVIGALVAIPAMAAIQLILREVVLPRQQIR
- a CDS encoding Coenzyme F420 hydrogenase/dehydrogenase, beta subunit C-terminal domain, giving the protein MATALAAYCLEQEAMAGTLHIGARADVPYLNETRLSRSREELLAAAGSRYAPASPADRLDLIESAEAPCVFIGKPCDVAAVRMARQVRPALDARVGLTIAVFCAGTPSTAGTLEMMRQLGVTDPDRVESVHYRGNGWPGLARTRTVDDPPGELRTLTYEQSWGDILQKHRQWRCYLCADHTGEFADVAVGDPWYRPTGDDPGRSLVLARTERGVRLVEAAIAAGALVLEPVAAEILPASQPNLLRARGAVWGRMSTLRAAGLMTPRLRRLPMARMWFRHLSTREKLQSTVGTVRRIKRKRLREPAVLTPYRDTADDRSISD
- a CDS encoding ferredoxin; the encoded protein is MTRPQTVHDVAAHKLCTGCGVCAYLAPDEIRMVDVLDQGRRPIPITPVGSSSGTGAAAALACCPGVKLEHQASAPAPGEIPELRAAWGRSGRSGKGTPPTRRSDSPVPAAGWPPRWPRTAWSRRRWPGRCTSAPARTCRT
- a CDS encoding polysaccharide pyruvyl transferase family protein — protein: MSGEVLSACLFGVPGSHLNLGVGALRAATLGGLLAREPQADITVFDDGWGQRSGHAFVGGRPVSISLAGARHSRRYHRPESYLNMRVSAALGGFGNSGVARIDRADVVLDVSGGDSFSDIYGEHRFRTVAWPKRLTLLRRRPLVLLPQTYGPFRSDRIRAEAAALARGAAMAWARDPESYAALGELLGADLDPTRHREGVDVAFALEQRPPDQPALETLERWFAAASGPVVGINVSGLMARAEGRAQFGLAADSAEVARRICERLLDEADTRVIIVPHVRTPQGTDDDTAASERLHAALVGRYGDRVTVSPPGLDPHQTKWVIARTDWFCGMRMHATIAALSTGVPVANIAYSLKARGVFASVGQERHVADARKLADDDLLDALWRSWTSRADTAVELAERIPVAVARAGEQMDEIVAVARAERARRGAGARR